In a single window of the Trichoderma breve strain T069 chromosome 6, whole genome shotgun sequence genome:
- a CDS encoding beta-lactamase domain-containing protein: MLIKQTTSAFFSQLDELIRSENDGNTSSASVLAKLGTPCASVAIMEDGVISSHCFSTGQENTETIFQACSISKPTFAVALLKLVDGGKIALDTRIGDVLSQDVLDILTKDASASESSVVKGITIAQLLSHTSGLSQGGFPGYSVLDDSRIPTLREVLMGANPVNTLDVHLQGFPGQSYSYSGGGFAVLQLVFETITNKDFATAMHDILLGPLGMTRSSFHPLPIQEKNAAKCHWNGYTPCEDAQRVNPEQAAAGLWTTPSDLLKLISAVQQSLQRSDNTGFLRQETAKSMLTLVKSDVALSWFIPGDLKTVFSHGGSNWPGFRTYVAGYADLPGAAKVKIPENCGISIMTNAVEGDIIVWKLLQAIAYLKKWPEIPLPLGYTRVLPFRAHRDEIGTQWKRWLGRWTCGETGWSIEANESGNPTIQYGQLSPFPLVPAAMSATIRDGKTQATNLMVSGLDVLVYFCEDDTIEIVKGRGQQTTKLTRA; this comes from the coding sequence ATGCTCATCAAGCAAACCACATCCGCATTTTTCAGTCAGCTCGACGAACTAATTCGTTCCGAAAATGACGGCAACACTAGCTCCGCGTCTGTTTTGGCCAAACTTGGGACGCCTTGTGCTTCGGTTGCTATTATGGAAGACGGAGTCATATCGTCCCATTGCTTCTCAACTGGACAAGAAAATACAGAGACTATATTCCAAGCCTGCAGTATATCGAAGCCAACATTTGCAGTTGCGTTGCTAAAGCTTGTTGACGGGGGCAAAATTGCACTCGACACCCGCATTGGCGATGTCCTATCACAAGATGTGTTAGATATCTTGACAAAAGATGCCTCTGCTAGCGAGAGCTCTGTGGTCAAGGGTATCACCATTGCACAGCTTCTAAGCCATACTTCTGGCCTCTCTCAAGGTGGTTTTCCCGGTTATTCCGTCTTGGATGACTCTCGAATTCCAACACTGCGCGAAGTTTTAATGGGAGCGAATCCTGTCAATACACTGGACGTGCACTTGCAAGGATTCCCTGGCCAGTCGTACTCTTACTCAGGCGGCGGTTTCGCAGTACTTCAGCTTGTCTTTGAGACCATCACCAATAAAGATTTCGCCACGGCGATGCATGATATTCTACTAGGACCTTTGGGAATGACGAGATCTTCTTTCCACCCGTTACCAATTCAAGAAAAGAATGCAGCCAAGTGCCACTGGAATGGCTATACTCCCTGTGAGGATGCTCAGCGAGTCAATCCCGAACAAGCTGCTGCGGGTTTATGGACTACACCAAGTGATCTCTTGAAGCTTATCAGCGCTGTACAACAGTCTCTCCAACGTTCCGACAACACTGGCTTTCTTCGACAAGAAACGGCCAAGAGTATGCTGACATTGGTGAAGTCAGATGTCGCTCTCTCATGGTTTATTCCTGGAGACCTGAAGACTGTCTTTAGCCACGGTGGCAGTAATTGGCCAGGCTTCAGAACCTATGTTGCTGGATACGCCGATCTTCCAGGGGCAGCCAAGGTAAAGATACCAGAAAACTGCGGCATCTCCATTATGACGAATGCTGTTGAGGGAGACATAATTGTATGGAAACTCCTTCAGGCTATTGCGTATCTGAAGAAATGGCCAGAGATCCCTTTGCCGCTAGGATACACAAGAGTCCTACCATTCAGAGCCCACAGAGACGAAATCGGCACGCAGTGGAAGCGTTGGTTGGGTAGATGGACATGTGGTGAGACGGGTTGGAGCATTGAAGCCAATGAAAGTGGGAACCCGACTATTCAATATGGCCAACTGTCACCCTTCCCTTTAGTACCAGCAGCAATGTCGGCTACGATTAGGGATGGCAAAACACAAGCTACCAACCTGATGGTAAGCGGACTAGACGTTCTGGTATACTTTTGTGAAGACGATACAATCGAGATAGTCAAGGGAAGGGGTCAGCAAACTACCAAGTTGACTAGGGCATGA